CCTGGAAAATCTGAAAAGGGTTTTAAAAAAGTCAGGTTATATCGTTCTTCTCTATCCGGAAGTGCCCAAGATCAAGTGGCTGTTTTATCATGATTATACCCATTCCTATCCTACCTCGATTCGCAGAGTGGAGTCTCTATTAAAGGACTCCGGGTATAAGGTTATCGAGAGCCATAATTACGTGAGCTTTATCGTAAAAGGAGCCTGGCTGGTCAATTTGTTAGGCAAGATTTTTCCGTACTTTCTATTCGGAAAACAAAAAAGATATTTCTGGCGGTTATCTTTTTCGATGAATTCTTTTACGGTAGCTCAATTAAAGGGATGAAAGTTACGTAAATGGTTTTCATGAGAGTATATCTCGAACGGGAGAGCGGGCGTAGCCAGGTTACCGATTTGATCCCGCCCAAAACGAGAAGATAAGATTGTTGCGGAGACTGACTTTTACGGGGATATAGCTCAATTGGGAGAGCGCCGCCTTTGCAAGGCGGAGGTTACCGGTTCGATCCCGGTTATCTCCAGAATATAAAAACAGAGTGTATTTCGTATACATAATTCAAAGCCTGATGGATGGTAATTACTACACGGGATACACTTCGGACTTAAAAAGGAGATTGGAACGACACGATTCAGGATACTCACAGGCTACCAAAAAGAGAAAACCATTTGAGTTGGTTTACTGTGAAAGTTACGAAGACAAGAGTGAGGCGATAAAAAGAGAGTATTTCCTGAAAAGCAAAATTGGAGGACCAACTAAAAAAAGTTTGGTTGAAAGTTTTCCTAAAGAGGAGTTAAAAAAATATCTGGAACTGATAAGATAATCGGGAGAGCGGGCGT
This sequence is a window from Candidatus Zixiibacteriota bacterium. Protein-coding genes within it:
- a CDS encoding GIY-YIG nuclease family protein codes for the protein MYFVYIIQSLMDGNYYTGYTSDLKRRLERHDSGYSQATKKRKPFELVYCESYEDKSEAIKREYFLKSKIGGPTKKSLVESFPKEELKKYLELIR